Proteins encoded within one genomic window of Trichoderma asperellum chromosome 2, complete sequence:
- a CDS encoding uncharacterized protein (EggNog:ENOG41) gives MAYQRPYDEDALPRFAEPEPKPGSVPPQHGGAPPQARYDRPPQQPQYHQQQYQQQPPRQQPSPRHDQHYDHPPRRDTGGHGPGQPRYDQQQRHDNRSPIHHPGAYGLGSPPPVAAAQRPAAQHHPAATSRPPPSPANDGSGADPTLLPLFRAVDKDGTGHLSEKELSAALVNGDWTAFDIQTVRMMIRMFDSDRSGTIGFNEFCGLWSFLASWRTLFDRFDVDRSGSISLPEFTDALIAFRYRLSPQFVELLFRTYDKRNEGVMSFDLFVQACISLKRMTDVFKRYDDDRDGYITLSFEDFLSEILKQMK, from the exons ATGGCTTATCAGCGCCCTTACGACGAAGACGCTCTGCCCAG ATTTGCCGAGCCTGAGCCC AAACCAGGTTCGGTTCCGCCACAGCATGGCGGAGCGCCTCCACAGGCGAGATACGATCGACCGCCGCAACAACCGCAataccaccagcagcagtaccagcagcagcccccgCGCCAGCAGCCATCTCCCAGACACGACCAGCATTATGACCACCCGCCGCGGCGTGATACAGGTGGGCATGGCCCAGGACAGCCGAGATacgaccagcagcagcgacacgACAACAGATCACCAATTCATCACCCAGGCGCGTACGGCCTAGGGTCGCCGCCTCCTGTTGCCGCTGCCCAGCGCCCGGCAGCTCAGCACCACCCTGCTGCAACCTCCAGGCCaccgccatctccagccaatGATGGGAGTGGTGCTGATCCGACGCTGCTGCCCTTGTTCAGAGCTGTTGACAAAGATG GAACTGGACACTTATCCGAGAAGGAACTTTCAGCAGCCCTGGTCAACGGCGACTGGACCGCCTTCGATATCCAAACCGTCCGCATGATGATTCGCATGTTTGACTCGGACCGCAGTGGTACCATCGGCTTCAACGAGTTCTGCGGTCTCTGGTCCTTCCTAGCCTCGTGGCGCACCCTGTTCGATCGCTTCGACGTTGaccgcagcggcagcatctcCCTCCCGGAGTTCACCGATGCCCTCATCGCCTTCCGCTACCGCCTCAGCCCGCAGTTTGTCGAGCTGCTGTTCCGCACGTACGATAAGCGCAACGAGGGCGTCATGAGCTTTGACCTGTTTGTCCAGGCTTGTATATCGCTGAAGCGCATGACGGATGTGTTCAAGagatatgatgatgatagGGATGGATACATTACATTGAGCTTTGAGGATTTCCTGAGCGAGATTTTGAAGCAGATGAAATAG